AactttttataaaaaaaatagctGTCATGTGAAACCAAACAACACTAAAAAATAGCTTAGCTTTAATTCAAACAAATTCCTTTAAAAATATCCagctattttatttattattttaaaaaaatagcaaaacatatttatatgttATATAGTGTGATTTTAGACTAAAAGCATCttcacatatttttattaatcGAAAATTAATAGTAGCATTAACTAGCCATAAAACAGCTGAGTTAGCAACACTACTTCGATACGAATGTGAAGGAACGATATCATCTAATCGAAAGCAGAGCTACCATTAACGTAACGGAAGTtgaaagatatattttaacgaATTTAATAGTAAATTAagtaatatttaataatatgGATCAAAGATCACCATCGCCTGGTCGGAATGTAACAGCGTCTGCAGCTTCTCAGCTTCTATCCGAATCGCAAGTAGAAATGCGCAGATCGCAAAGACTGATTGATAAGGAAAGCCGctgtaaaacaaaaacgaaatctTTAGAAAATGCTGGCTCCCCGCAACTGTTCGACGAAACAGATGATGAATGGAGTCAACCACTTTGCCAGCTTCTGCCGTTGACTCAAATTGTGCACCAGGAAGAACCAGTGGCGATCAAACGGCGATCAAGTTCCGTGTCTGTGAAGCATGTTGTTCCCTTAAAGCGCCGCAAGGGCCGGCCACCGGCAAAAAGAACAACGAAAAATGCCAAGAATAGCATTAGCTTCTACCAAGAACTACACAAGAGCCAATCAGAAGTGCTGAAGTCAGCTACACAGTGGGAGCTAGGCGAGTATCGAGAGCAGCTTCAGCGTCCTGCTAATTCGGCGCAAGACTCACttcaggagctgcagcagcagaggcctTCATCTCAAGTTGTGCACTTAAAGAAAAAATGTGGATCTTTGCATTCTTCGAATAACAACGAGAATAACCCTTTAAAGCAGCTGAAGGGCCAGAGTGCATCTCAAGGCAAGGCAGGACAAGGCACTTCTTTTTTCAAGCAGGATCAGCGTCCTGTGACTTCAGAGTGTTTTGGAGAAACATATGAAGAACAAACTAAGGAGCAGGTTATTCCCTTAAAGAGGCGCAAGAGCCGAGCACAATCCAAGCAAACGCAACCAGAAGTGATGCAGGAACATTGTCCCTCGACTACATCACCTATTAAAGACAGTTGTTTGTCGAGTAGTCAACTGCAACTGCTGGCCAAATCATACAAGGAATATAGTCAACGGATTTGCGAGCAGCAGGAAGACAGGAAGACCTCCACTGCTTATGTTGAAAAGAAAGTTCCACCACTTGATATCCCTTTAAAGCCGCCGAACGAAGGATCCTCAACGCAAGGCAAACCAAAACAGTCATCCACTTTTAAACGATATGGGACAGAGTTTCAGAAGCAGTCTCCCTCGAAGCTGCCGCCCAAGTATCCAGCACATTTTGTACACCAGCTGCCACCTCTGGGAGGGGGAGACAGGAGCTACATGCACATGCGTCCCAGAGCGGCTCCAGCGGCCCAGCTGCGTGAAATGTGCCCCACACCAGAGCTCACTCCCGTGCCAGAGCCGCAGAAGGCACCTCTGACGACCTTTGACGACCTCTCGCCACCCAATCCAGGCTCGGAGAGCTCTGGCACGCTCTCCCTGAGTGACTCCATCGGCGAGATATTCGGCACCAAGAACATCAGCCGCATTCTGAACGTCGAGTGCCCGCGTCAGTATATCCTCATCGAGGATCACCTGCCGGCCATGGCCATGATGCTGAATGTGGAGCTGGTGCGCCTTCGAGCAGTCCTCGACCTAACACAGCGCCTGACGCACGAGCAGATACTAAATTGGCCACTGAAACTGGAGAAGCCAACCAATGATTGATTATTTGCAGGTGTTTTTCGATAATTCAGTATATTCTCTGCTTTTGTGGGAGGCACAGGAGtggggacaggacaggacaggtcCAAGTCAGCAACGTAGAGAGCGCCCTTGGGCCACAAAGAAGTTTCGGGAAGCTTATGTAGCAATTTCTGTATTCTTTTAATTGGTATTTAATATGTAtagtttttctgttttcctttttgtttccttttctttACGTTATTTTTTCCTTAGACTTTCAGAGTGCagaattttgtttaaaccttttacgtttgttttgttttgttttgttttgtttgttgtatatattttaaattactAATTCTAAACGTTATCTAGACTTTATTATACTTCAATAATTGGTTTGCTTTGCCTTCCCATTCTACTTCTACGACAATCGACAGCAGCAATCGTGGCtttactttgttttgtttttttttgtttcaacgTAAATGTATATACAaccgcatcatcatcagcatcgcAGCATCGCAGGATGCTGCATTTAGTAGTCACTGTCGTAGCTAACATCCTGCTGAGCCTGCGTCGAGTCATCGGATCGCTCGGAATTGGGCTCGAGATCGACATCGAGGGCAGTCGTGTTGGCCGTACAGCAGCTGGGGTGGGCCATTGAGTCGAAGGcatctttgatttgattgttgGCCCCCTTGGGATCGAGATCGGTGGCCCAGCTGAAGTGCATCAGTGCCAGATCCATGTTGCCGAGAGTCTTGTGTATTTTGCCAATGAGATAGAAGACCACAGATTCCTTTGGCACAATCTCCTtgagctcctccagctcaCGCAGGGCCTCCTGGTACTTTCCCAGCGAGTGGTATATCGAGCCCCGATGGAATCGCGCCAGCGGATTCTTTGGATCCAGTGTGGCAGCCGTGTTGAGGGTCTGCAGCGAGAGGTCCTTCTTCTTCATGTAGAACTGAATCGTCCCGATGTGCACCAGGATCACAGAGTTCTGCGGATTGATTTTCAAGGCCTTCATGTAGTGGATCTCGGCCAGTTCGTACTTCTCCTGCTTGGAGTAGATGGTGCCAATACCAAACCAGGCATTGTAGTGTCTGGGATCGCGCACGACGGCCGCTCGGAAGTAGTCCATGGCCTTGTCAAACTCCTCGGTGAGCACCAGCTCGTGGCCCAGCAGGGTGTAGCTGTAGACGAAGTCGGGATCCACCTGGACGGCTCGCTTGAAGAATTTGATGGCCGTCTCGTGCTCCTTATGCAGGGAGAAACAGTTGCCGGACACACACCAGGTCACTGGACTGCTCTTGTTCTGACTGATGAGGTCCTGGGCCAGCGAGGACAGCTCTACTTCCTTTTGTAAATGCCATAGGGATGTTGAGTATATCTCCATGTAGTCTAGGCGACACGGCTCCGCCTTGTGTATGGCCTCGAAGAGCACCACCGCCGCTTCGTAGTCCCTCATCTCGTATCTGCACAGGCCAATCAGGGACTGCACCCAACTGGAATTCAAATGATGCTTTGGTATCGTTGTCTCTAGCTGCTTGATGGCCGACTTGCACTGAAACATCGAGATCAGCTTATAGGCCTCGGCCAAGTCGCGGAGCAGCGACATGAGACCGTCGGCCGACTGCTTCTTTAGACTTAGCAGCTGATGGGCCATGGTCTGGGCATTGTTCAGGTTGTTGTTTAGCAGCACCTTGGCCTCTTCGGCGGCACTGcggttattgttgttgttggctgccGACGTAATCGTCTCGACCTTCTCCTTGCGCGCCTGCTTGTCGCTCAGCTTGTCCGACAAGTGGCTGGTCTTCTCCTCAATCAGCTCGTTGTTTAGGCAGATCTTCGTCATGCGGGACTTGGTCTTCCTGGGCGGCGAGCGTGGCTGCACAAACTTATTGTTGGCTATGTTGGGCGACTTGTTGTTCTCTTTTACAGAGTAGGCGGAATTGCTGAACAGGCGCGAGCTGCGGCGCACAGCGGCGTTGGGATTGGGCGGCACATTAAGATTATTGCCGTTGCCCACATTATTGTTGGGTGTTCGCGGCGTTATATTGCCGGCTTGGGTGAAAACGGCGggcttgttgctgttgctgctggtgtccTTGCGGCTTATCAGTCCCCCCACATGTGTCTTCAGCTTTTTGCCCATCATCTTGGGCTCCTGGTTGACCTCGACGAGCATTTGGGTCATGGGGGAGTACGTGATATTCATGACTGGAGTGTGGGTTCCGTTGCCGCTGACAACGCTACCGCCACCGACGAATGAGCCATCGCTCCCAGAACAGGGACTAGTCAAGGGCCAAACCCCGAAGCTGGGAGTGGTGGGCGAGATGGTGGATAGGTATTTGAATTGTTTACGGAACGGAGTGACACTGCTGACGTCGTACAATtgactttgctgctgctgcggctgcggctggccCGTCTCTTGGGGACAGCCCATGGGCGTATCCTCCAGCATCGCCAGCATGCTGGAGTTCTGGGCGACTCCTCCGCCTCGAAGCATGCTCATGGAGCTGTTGAgattgttgttgatgttgttatTGTTGATGGGCGTCATCAGGTtgctactgttgttgtttatcCCAAGCTGATGCTGGTTCtgattctgttgttgctgctgctgtgcctggTGATGATCCACCGGTGTGGTCCAAACGTAATTGGAGATATTGCTTATCTTCGTGAGTACATTCTCAAGAGCCGTTtgctgcacctgctgctgctggtgctgttgctgctcgtTGCCGAATAGCACCATGGAAGTAGCATTGGCGCTGCTGCCTTGGCAGGTGTTGAACACATCCGTGCTTTGGATTTGGAATATTGACGCAGTGTCCATGTCCTGGCCCAGCAGGCACAGATCCGCGAAGGCATGCCACATGAAGGGGTTCAGCTTCAGAGCCCGCCTCAGAGCAGTTGCGGCCAGCTTGTTGCGCTCGGTCTTTATGCAGATTTGTGCTATCAGCTGGTAGGCAAAGCAAGCCAATTCTCCAAAGTCACGCTGCAGCTCGTCGAAGTTTTTCGCGTCCGCAAATCCAGTGTTTATCAGTGCGCTCTCGGCCTCGGCAAACTTCTTCAACTCGTAGGCGCACTTGGCCTGTAGGAAGCGGCACTGGGCCGAGCGGCGCGCCTTCTCCTTGAGCAGCCAATAGGCCTGGTGCACGAGATTGGAGCGAAAGTAGCTGGTGGCCAGTAGAAATATCGTCTCGTCGCATTCCACTGTAAGCAAAATAGAGCGAATAAAGAATTAGACACACAGCCACGCGAAGGGCCTTGACACACACGCCAAGGCCGCCAGCCAGTCAGCAGTACATACCTTCAGAGCACAGGCGCTCCGCCAAAAAAACAGCATCTTTGTGGTCGTAGTAGTTCA
The sequence above is a segment of the Drosophila pseudoobscura strain MV-25-SWS-2005 chromosome X, UCI_Dpse_MV25, whole genome shotgun sequence genome. Coding sequences within it:
- the mei-P22 gene encoding uncharacterized protein mei-P22, with product MDQRSPSPGRNVTASAASQLLSESQVEMRRSQRLIDKESRCKTKTKSLENAGSPQLFDETDDEWSQPLCQLLPLTQIVHQEEPVAIKRRSSSVSVKHVVPLKRRKGRPPAKRTTKNAKNSISFYQELHKSQSEVLKSATQWELGEYREQLQRPANSAQDSLQELQQQRPSSQVVHLKKKCGSLHSSNNNENNPLKQLKGQSASQGKAGQGTSFFKQDQRPVTSECFGETYEEQTKEQVIPLKRRKSRAQSKQTQPEVMQEHCPSTTSPIKDSCLSSSQLQLLAKSYKEYSQRICEQQEDRKTSTAYVEKKVPPLDIPLKPPNEGSSTQGKPKQSSTFKRYGTEFQKQSPSKLPPKYPAHFVHQLPPLGGGDRSYMHMRPRAAPAAQLREMCPTPELTPVPEPQKAPLTTFDDLSPPNPGSESSGTLSLSDSIGEIFGTKNISRILNVECPRQYILIEDHLPAMAMMLNVELVRLRAVLDLTQRLTHEQILNWPLKLEKPTND
- the Cdc27 gene encoding cell division cycle protein 27 homolog codes for the protein MMIQEPVQAAIWHCMNYYDHKDAVFLAERLCSEVECDETIFLLATSYFRSNLVHQAYWLLKEKARRSAQCRFLQAKCAYELKKFAEAESALINTGFADAKNFDELQRDFGELACFAYQLIAQICIKTERNKLAATALRRALKLNPFMWHAFADLCLLGQDMDTASIFQIQSTDVFNTCQGSSANATSMVLFGNEQQQHQQQQVQQTALENVLTKISNISNYVWTTPVDHHQAQQQQQQNQNQHQLGINNNSSNLMTPINNNNINNNLNSSMSMLRGGGVAQNSSMLAMLEDTPMGCPQETGQPQPQQQQSQLYDVSSVTPFRKQFKYLSTISPTTPSFGVWPLTSPCSGSDGSFVGGGSVVSGNGTHTPVMNITYSPMTQMLVEVNQEPKMMGKKLKTHVGGLISRKDTSSNSNKPAVFTQAGNITPRTPNNNVGNGNNLNVPPNPNAAVRRSSRLFSNSAYSVKENNKSPNIANNKFVQPRSPPRKTKSRMTKICLNNELIEEKTSHLSDKLSDKQARKEKVETITSAANNNNNRSAAEEAKVLLNNNLNNAQTMAHQLLSLKKQSADGLMSLLRDLAEAYKLISMFQCKSAIKQLETTIPKHHLNSSWVQSLIGLCRYEMRDYEAAVVLFEAIHKAEPCRLDYMEIYSTSLWHLQKEVELSSLAQDLISQNKSSPVTWCVSGNCFSLHKEHETAIKFFKRAVQVDPDFVYSYTLLGHELVLTEEFDKAMDYFRAAVVRDPRHYNAWFGIGTIYSKQEKYELAEIHYMKALKINPQNSVILVHIGTIQFYMKKKDLSLQTLNTAATLDPKNPLARFHRGSIYHSLGKYQEALRELEELKEIVPKESVVFYLIGKIHKTLGNMDLALMHFSWATDLDPKGANNQIKDAFDSMAHPSCCTANTTALDVDLEPNSERSDDSTQAQQDVSYDSDY